The Pseudomonas orientalis genome contains a region encoding:
- the iolE gene encoding myo-inosose-2 dehydratase, whose product MPAIRIGINPISWSNDDLPALGGETPLSTALSEGKEIGYEGFELNGKFPKDAKGVADVLRPYDLALVSGWYSSRLARRSVAEEIEAIAGHVELLKHNGATVLVYGEVADSIQGSRVRLIERPRFHSEQAWQAYADKLTELARFTLSQGVRLAYHHHMGAYIESPEDIDQLMRRTGPEVGLLFDSGHCYMGGGEPLEVLRKHIERICHVHFKDVRKPVVQLARNQMWSFPDCIVNGTFTVPGDGDIEFAPLLDELLAAGYSGWLVVEAEQDPAVAPSYIYAKKGYDTLRALLDERT is encoded by the coding sequence ATGCCCGCAATCCGAATTGGCATCAACCCGATCTCCTGGAGCAACGACGACCTGCCGGCGCTGGGCGGTGAAACGCCGCTGAGTACCGCGCTCAGCGAAGGTAAAGAGATCGGCTACGAAGGGTTTGAACTCAACGGCAAATTCCCCAAGGACGCCAAAGGGGTCGCCGATGTGCTGCGCCCCTATGACCTGGCGCTGGTCTCCGGCTGGTATTCCAGCCGCCTGGCGCGGCGTTCGGTGGCCGAGGAAATCGAGGCCATCGCCGGCCACGTCGAGTTGCTCAAGCACAATGGCGCGACGGTGCTGGTGTATGGCGAAGTGGCTGATTCGATCCAGGGCTCGCGCGTCCGTCTGATCGAACGCCCACGCTTTCACAGCGAGCAGGCGTGGCAGGCGTACGCCGACAAGCTCACGGAGCTGGCGCGGTTCACCCTGTCCCAGGGCGTGCGCCTGGCCTACCACCACCATATGGGCGCGTATATCGAATCCCCCGAGGATATCGATCAGCTGATGCGCCGCACCGGCCCGGAAGTCGGTCTGTTGTTCGACTCGGGCCACTGCTACATGGGCGGCGGCGAACCCCTTGAGGTGCTGCGCAAGCACATCGAGCGCATCTGCCACGTGCATTTCAAGGACGTGCGCAAACCCGTGGTGCAGCTGGCGCGCAACCAGATGTGGAGCTTTCCCGACTGCATCGTCAACGGCACCTTCACCGTGCCCGGCGACGGCGATATCGAGTTTGCGCCATTGCTCGATGAGCTGTTGGCCGCCGGTTACAGCGGCTGGCTGGTGGTCGAGGCCGAGCAGGACCCGGCCGTCGCGCCCAGCTATATCTATGCGAAAAAAGGCTATGACACGTTGCGAGCATTGCTCGACGAGAGGACTTAA
- a CDS encoding bifunctional 5-dehydro-2-deoxygluconokinase/5-dehydro-2-deoxyphosphogluconate aldolase yields MGQTRFASGRQLDLICLGRLGVDLYAQQVGARLEDVSSFAKYLGGSSANIAFGTARLGLKSAMLSRVGDDHMGRFLVESLAREGCDVSAIKVDPERLTALVLLGLKDRETFPLVFYRENCADMALRAEDISEAFIASSKALLITGTHFSTDGVYKASIQALDYAAKHNVKRVLDIDYRPVLWGLAGKADGETRFVADQNVSQHVQKILPRFDLIVGTEEEFLIAGGSEDLLGALRTVRALTPATLVVKLGPQGCTVIHGAIPERLEDGAIYPGVRVEVLNVLGAGDAFMSGFLSGWLNDATDERCSQLANACGGLVVSRHACAPAMPTPAELEYLFNSPVPITRPDHDATLQRLHRVSVPRKTWKQLFVFAFDHRWQLVDLAQRGGQDLARISAIKQLFIQAIERVERKLGEQGIEADVGLLADQRFGQDALNAASGRGWWIARPVEVQNSRPLAFEHGRSIGSNLIAWPAEQIIKCLVQFHPDDEPLLRLEQEAQLKALYEASIVSGHELLLEVIPPKDHPSTYPDVLYRSLKRLYNLGIYPAWWKIEAQSAADWKKLDELIEERDPYCRGVVLLGLNASAEFLADGFKQASQSTTCRGFAVGRTIFQEPSKAWMAGEIDDETLIQRVQATFEQLITAWRSARN; encoded by the coding sequence ATGGGCCAGACTCGTTTTGCCAGTGGGCGTCAATTGGATCTGATTTGCCTCGGACGCCTGGGCGTCGACCTCTATGCGCAGCAAGTAGGAGCGCGGCTTGAGGACGTGTCCAGCTTCGCCAAATACCTCGGCGGTTCTTCCGCCAATATCGCCTTCGGTACGGCGCGACTGGGGCTGAAATCAGCGATGCTCAGCCGGGTGGGCGACGACCATATGGGCCGCTTCCTGGTGGAATCCCTGGCCCGTGAAGGCTGCGACGTCAGCGCTATCAAGGTCGACCCGGAACGCCTTACCGCCCTGGTGCTGCTCGGTCTCAAGGACCGTGAAACCTTCCCCCTGGTGTTCTACCGCGAAAACTGCGCCGACATGGCTCTGCGCGCCGAAGACATCAGCGAAGCCTTCATTGCTTCCAGCAAGGCGCTGCTGATCACCGGCACGCATTTCTCCACCGACGGGGTGTACAAGGCCAGTATCCAGGCACTGGACTACGCGGCTAAACACAACGTCAAGCGCGTGCTCGATATCGACTACCGCCCGGTACTCTGGGGCCTGGCCGGCAAGGCCGATGGCGAGACCCGTTTCGTTGCCGACCAGAATGTCAGCCAGCATGTGCAGAAGATCCTGCCGCGTTTCGACTTGATCGTCGGCACCGAAGAAGAATTCCTGATTGCCGGCGGCAGTGAAGACCTGCTCGGCGCCTTGCGTACGGTGCGCGCACTGACGCCCGCCACCCTGGTGGTCAAGCTCGGCCCGCAAGGCTGCACGGTGATTCACGGCGCTATTCCCGAACGCCTCGAAGACGGTGCGATCTACCCTGGCGTGCGCGTGGAAGTGCTCAATGTGCTGGGCGCCGGCGATGCCTTTATGTCGGGCTTCCTCAGCGGTTGGCTCAACGACGCCACGGATGAGCGTTGCAGCCAGTTGGCCAATGCCTGCGGTGGCCTGGTGGTGTCGCGCCATGCCTGCGCGCCGGCCATGCCGACACCTGCCGAGCTTGAGTACCTGTTCAATAGCCCGGTGCCGATCACCCGGCCTGACCATGACGCGACCCTGCAACGCCTGCACCGCGTCAGCGTGCCGCGCAAAACCTGGAAGCAACTGTTCGTGTTTGCCTTCGACCATCGCTGGCAACTGGTCGACCTGGCCCAGCGCGGCGGCCAGGATCTGGCGCGCATCAGTGCGATCAAGCAATTGTTTATCCAGGCCATCGAGCGCGTGGAGCGCAAGCTGGGCGAGCAGGGCATCGAGGCCGATGTGGGCCTGTTGGCCGACCAGCGTTTCGGCCAGGATGCGCTCAACGCCGCGAGCGGCCGCGGCTGGTGGATCGCGCGCCCGGTGGAGGTACAGAACTCGCGGCCGTTGGCGTTCGAACACGGCCGCTCTATCGGCAGCAACCTGATCGCCTGGCCTGCGGAACAGATCATCAAGTGCCTGGTGCAATTTCACCCCGACGACGAACCGCTGCTGCGCCTGGAGCAGGAAGCGCAGCTCAAGGCACTGTACGAGGCGTCCATTGTCAGCGGCCATGAACTGCTGCTGGAAGTCATCCCGCCCAAGGACCATCCCTCCACCTATCCCGACGTGCTCTACCGCAGCCTCAAGCGCCTGTACAACCTGGGCATCTACCCTGCCTGGTGGAAGATCGAGGCGCAATCGGCCGCGGACTGGAAAAAGCTCGACGAACTGATCGAAGAACGCGACCCGTACTGCCGGGGTGTGGTGCTGCTGGGGCTGAATGCGTCGGCGGAATTTCTCGCTGACGGCTTCAAGCAGGCCAGCCAGAGCACCACCTGCCGAGGGTTTGCCGTGGGCCGCACGATCTTCCAGGAACCGAGCAAGGCGTGGATGGCGGGGGAGATTGATGATGAGACCCTGATCCAGCGGGTGCAGGCGACGTTCGAGCAACTCATTACTGCCTGGCGCAGCGCGCGAAATTAA
- a CDS encoding MurR/RpiR family transcriptional regulator, which translates to MSRTDPETTLEDPIASPAINAERLLQLITEEYESLPRQLKRIASYMSQQSDRIMVDRISDIARECEVHPSAIVRFSQRFGFSGFSEMQALFREAYTHKTTPVQNYQQRIRSMIANKSQKASGGDLARECVNATLSGIERLGLELDDTAFDKAVDLVVNADNIYVVGVRRSFAVADYLVYNLQHTNKRIHLVSGLGGSYREQMRSVRANDLVIAISFTPYGKETQHCLRIAQHHQAKTLIITDSNLSPLAKRANAVLLVNEGSSFAFRSLSATLCLCQALFIAVAYRLELKVDEIHEQVGFDD; encoded by the coding sequence ATGTCCCGCACCGATCCCGAGACCACCCTGGAAGATCCCATCGCCAGCCCTGCGATCAATGCCGAACGCCTGTTGCAGCTGATCACCGAGGAATACGAAAGCCTGCCGCGTCAACTCAAGCGCATCGCCAGCTACATGAGCCAGCAGAGCGACCGGATCATGGTCGACCGCATCAGCGACATCGCCCGTGAATGCGAAGTGCACCCCTCGGCCATCGTGCGGTTTTCCCAGCGTTTCGGCTTCAGCGGGTTCAGTGAGATGCAGGCGTTGTTTCGCGAGGCGTATACCCACAAGACCACGCCAGTGCAGAACTACCAGCAGCGCATCCGCAGCATGATCGCCAACAAGTCGCAGAAGGCCAGCGGCGGCGACCTGGCGCGTGAGTGCGTCAACGCCACGTTATCCGGCATCGAACGGCTGGGGCTTGAGCTGGACGACACGGCCTTCGACAAGGCCGTGGACCTGGTGGTGAATGCCGACAACATCTACGTGGTCGGCGTACGCCGCTCATTCGCGGTGGCCGACTACCTGGTGTACAACCTGCAGCACACCAACAAGCGCATTCACCTGGTTTCGGGGCTGGGTGGCAGCTATCGCGAACAGATGCGCAGCGTGCGCGCCAATGACCTGGTGATCGCGATCAGCTTCACGCCCTACGGCAAGGAGACCCAGCACTGCCTGCGTATCGCCCAGCATCACCAGGCCAAGACGTTGATTATCACCGACAGCAACCTGTCGCCCTTGGCCAAGCGGGCGAACGCGGTGCTGTTGGTCAACGAAGGCTCCTCGTTCGCCTTCCGCTCACTGAGCGCCACGCTGTGCCTGTGCCAGGCATTGTTCATTGCAGTGGCGTATCGGTTGGAGTTGAAGGTGGACGAGATTCACGAGCAGGTGGGGTTCGACGACTAA
- a CDS encoding response regulator transcription factor: MTRILTIEDDAVTAREIVAELSSHGLDVDWVDNGREGLVRAVSGDYDLITLDRMLPELDGLAIVTTLRTIGVSTPILMISALSDVDERVRGLRAGGDDYLTKPFASDEMAARVEVLLRRKSTVKEFETALRVADLELNLISREASRADQPLSLLPTEYKLLEFLMRNTGQILSRMMIFEEVWGYHFDPGTNLIDVHIGRLRKKIDPPGLTPLIRTVRGSGYVIAEPL; encoded by the coding sequence ATGACCCGCATTTTGACCATCGAGGATGACGCCGTAACGGCCCGCGAGATCGTCGCCGAGCTGAGTAGCCATGGACTGGACGTAGACTGGGTGGACAATGGCCGCGAAGGCCTGGTCCGTGCCGTCAGTGGTGATTACGATCTGATCACCCTCGACCGCATGCTGCCCGAACTCGATGGCTTGGCCATCGTCACCACCCTGCGCACCATCGGCGTATCCACGCCGATCCTGATGATCAGCGCCCTCTCCGACGTGGACGAACGCGTGCGCGGCCTGCGCGCCGGCGGCGATGACTACCTGACCAAGCCCTTCGCGTCCGATGAGATGGCCGCCCGCGTCGAGGTGCTGCTGCGACGTAAAAGCACGGTCAAGGAATTCGAAACCGCCCTGCGCGTGGCCGACCTCGAACTGAACCTGATCAGCCGCGAAGCCAGCCGCGCCGATCAGCCGCTGAGCCTGTTGCCCACCGAGTACAAGCTGCTGGAATTCTTGATGCGCAACACCGGGCAGATCCTGTCGCGGATGATGATCTTCGAGGAAGTCTGGGGCTATCACTTCGATCCCGGCACCAACCTGATCGACGTGCACATCGGTCGCCTGCGCAAGAAAATCGACCCGCCGGGCCTCACGCCGCTGATTCGCACGGTACGAGGCTCGGGATATGTCATTGCTGAACCCCTCTAA
- a CDS encoding sensor histidine kinase translates to MSLLNPSKGWRSSSSRLLALYSSLFVAWSCILMGVLYYEVSGYLSDLSRHSLMQRQHLFQRFDGEELVEALTTSMTFDMKGVDAYGLFDEQFRPLSGPIRAVPPDLPLDGKIHALANCVDSDDPKLPKDSCDAVATHTEDGRWLVLVRANGSLFGVTRIIWHALLWALSLTIIPGVAGWHLLRRRPLRRIRGIQASAEAIVAGDLTHRLPLSNRRDELDMLAAIVNAMLDRIEKLMNEVKGVCDNIAHDLRTPLTRLRAQLYRIKQQAEEDSAHAVKLDDAIAETDTLMARFRGLLRISELEDHQRRSGFLLMDPLPLLRELHDFYLPLAEEGELELLLQTPDSLPWITGDRALLFEALANLLSNSIKFTPPGGKVILRAVNDVGSTRIEVLDSGPGIPAAERASVFQRFYRVDESDQQGGFGLGLSIVAAIINLHGFKLDVATSELGGARLVLECRQQLMPE, encoded by the coding sequence ATGTCATTGCTGAACCCCTCTAAGGGCTGGCGCTCTTCCAGCAGTCGGTTGCTGGCGCTGTACAGTTCGCTGTTCGTGGCGTGGAGCTGCATCCTCATGGGGGTGCTGTACTATGAGGTGTCGGGTTACCTCAGCGACCTGTCGCGCCATTCGCTGATGCAGCGCCAGCATTTGTTCCAGCGCTTCGACGGTGAAGAACTGGTGGAGGCGCTGACCACCAGCATGACGTTCGACATGAAAGGCGTGGATGCCTACGGCCTGTTCGACGAACAGTTTCGTCCCTTGAGCGGGCCGATCCGCGCCGTGCCGCCCGACTTGCCGCTCGATGGCAAGATCCACGCCCTGGCCAACTGTGTCGATTCCGACGACCCGAAACTGCCCAAGGACAGCTGCGACGCCGTGGCCACCCACACCGAAGACGGCCGCTGGCTGGTGCTGGTGCGCGCCAACGGTTCGCTGTTCGGCGTGACCCGGATCATCTGGCATGCCCTGCTGTGGGCGCTGTCTCTGACCATCATCCCCGGCGTCGCCGGCTGGCACTTGCTGCGCCGCCGTCCGCTGCGACGCATTCGCGGCATTCAGGCGAGCGCCGAGGCCATCGTCGCCGGCGACCTGACGCACCGCTTGCCGCTGTCGAACCGGCGCGATGAGCTGGACATGCTCGCGGCCATCGTCAACGCCATGCTCGACCGCATCGAGAAGCTGATGAACGAGGTCAAGGGCGTGTGCGACAACATCGCCCACGATCTGCGCACCCCACTGACGCGCCTGCGTGCGCAGCTTTACCGCATCAAGCAACAAGCGGAGGAAGACTCGGCCCATGCGGTGAAGCTCGATGACGCGATTGCCGAAACCGACACACTGATGGCGCGTTTTCGCGGCCTGCTGCGGATTTCGGAACTGGAAGACCACCAGCGACGGTCGGGCTTTTTGCTGATGGACCCACTGCCGCTGTTGCGCGAGCTGCATGACTTCTACCTGCCCCTGGCCGAGGAAGGCGAGCTGGAACTGCTGCTGCAGACCCCGGATTCACTGCCCTGGATTACCGGCGACCGCGCCCTGCTGTTCGAGGCCCTGGCCAACCTGCTGAGCAATTCGATCAAGTTCACCCCGCCCGGCGGCAAGGTGATCCTGCGCGCGGTCAATGATGTGGGCAGCACACGGATCGAAGTGCTCGACTCCGGGCCGGGGATTCCTGCCGCCGAACGGGCGTCGGTGTTCCAGCGCTTCTACCGGGTCGATGAGAGTGATCAGCAAGGCGGTTTCGGCCTGGGCCTGTCGATTGTCGCGGCGATCATCAACCTGCACGGCTTCAAGCTGGACGTGGCCACCAGCGAACTGGGCGGCGCGCGGCTGGTGCTGGAGTGTCGTCAGCAGTTGATGCCCGAATAG
- a CDS encoding L,D-transpeptidase family protein, whose amino-acid sequence MFKKHACYLSICLLVTPLVATAEALPLEPLPVTTPAPVDLAPLQQALAQLPSVCPQLAPRIDASAQLRLQAFYQQQGDAPLWSADERRQALHDQLLMLADDGLDPTHYSLPTTDATANVLCSDIAISQQYLQALQDLHFGRLQQSRFEPLWHAQPPADEPDTAVLAFAATGLQDMVRAFDQARPSADLYRSLRNAYSSARQQPLPQWEAVGSGPLLRPGMEDPRVPELARRLYRGGYLTSEPKGSARQYGPELVAAVKAFQLSHSLQADGVIGAGTVAELNISPAMRRDQLRINLERFRWLARDLEPEGVVVNVAAAQLSVYQSGIPVWQTRLQVGRAERQTPLLKSRITRLTLNPTWTIPPTIMREDKLPAIRLNPEYLRQQNLQVLDAEGHPLTPEQVDWARPGNILLRQEAGPRNPLGKIVMRFPNPYSVYLHDTPSQPLFTKGPRAFSSGCVRVEQPLLLRDLLVTPAERTRTDELLATGITHEFRLATPVPVLLGYWTVEVDRQGSLVYAPDIYARDPVLIKAMGSVL is encoded by the coding sequence TTGTTCAAAAAACACGCATGTTACTTGAGCATTTGCCTGCTCGTTACACCACTGGTCGCCACAGCCGAAGCGCTGCCGCTGGAGCCGTTGCCCGTCACGACCCCGGCACCGGTCGACCTGGCTCCGCTGCAACAGGCCCTGGCGCAGTTGCCCAGTGTCTGCCCGCAGCTCGCGCCGCGTATCGACGCCAGCGCGCAACTGCGCCTGCAAGCCTTTTACCAGCAGCAGGGCGATGCGCCGCTGTGGTCGGCCGACGAGCGTCGGCAGGCCTTGCACGACCAGTTGCTGATGCTGGCCGACGACGGCCTGGACCCCACCCACTATAGCTTGCCCACCACAGACGCCACGGCCAATGTGCTGTGCAGCGATATCGCGATCAGCCAACAGTACCTCCAGGCCCTGCAGGATTTGCACTTCGGGCGTCTGCAGCAATCGCGTTTCGAACCGCTTTGGCACGCTCAACCGCCTGCCGACGAACCGGACACCGCCGTGCTGGCCTTCGCCGCCACCGGCTTGCAGGACATGGTCCGCGCGTTCGACCAGGCGCGCCCGAGCGCGGATTTGTATCGCAGCCTGCGCAACGCTTATTCCAGTGCGCGCCAGCAGCCGTTGCCGCAGTGGGAGGCGGTGGGCAGTGGGCCGCTGTTGCGTCCGGGCATGGAAGACCCACGGGTGCCGGAACTGGCGCGGCGCCTCTACCGCGGCGGTTACCTGACCTCTGAACCCAAGGGCAGCGCCCGGCAGTACGGCCCCGAGCTGGTCGCTGCGGTCAAAGCCTTCCAGCTCAGCCACTCCCTGCAGGCCGACGGTGTGATCGGCGCCGGCACGGTGGCCGAACTCAACATCAGCCCGGCGATGCGCCGCGACCAGTTGCGCATCAACCTCGAGCGGTTCCGCTGGCTGGCCCGCGATCTGGAGCCCGAAGGCGTGGTGGTCAACGTCGCGGCCGCGCAGTTGAGCGTGTATCAGAGTGGCATCCCGGTATGGCAGACCCGCCTGCAAGTGGGCCGCGCCGAGCGCCAGACACCGCTGCTCAAATCGCGCATTACGCGCCTGACCCTCAACCCGACATGGACCATCCCGCCCACCATCATGCGCGAGGACAAGCTGCCGGCCATCCGCCTCAATCCGGAGTATCTGCGCCAGCAGAACCTGCAAGTGCTTGACGCCGAAGGCCACCCGCTGACCCCGGAGCAGGTCGACTGGGCGCGTCCCGGCAATATCCTGCTGCGCCAGGAGGCGGGGCCGCGCAACCCGTTGGGCAAGATCGTGATGCGTTTCCCCAACCCGTATTCGGTTTACCTGCACGACACGCCGAGCCAGCCACTGTTTACCAAGGGGCCACGGGCGTTCAGCTCGGGGTGCGTGCGGGTCGAACAACCGCTGCTGTTGCGCGACCTGCTGGTGACCCCGGCCGAACGTACGCGCACCGACGAGCTGCTGGCCACCGGCATCACCCATGAATTCAGGCTGGCCACGCCGGTACCGGTGCTGCTGGGGTATTGGACGGTGGAAGTGGATCGCCAGGGAAGCCTGGTGTATGCGCCGGATATCTACGCGCGTGATCCGGTATTGATCAAGGCCATGGGGAGTGTGTTGTAG
- a CDS encoding murein L,D-transpeptidase catalytic domain family protein — MLTFMRRLGLTNLGLITASLALLSNVALAANGPAPSLYSSLARSAPELNPIVLKSALSAVQCAVNNGEERSDRLAVIDYSQPSTARRLWIFDLRKKTLVLRDLVAHGAKSGENFATAFSNLEGSHQSSLGLFRTQESYLGTHGYSLRMDGLEPGFNDLARDRAIVIHAADYVSPLWSKREGRIGRSQGCPAVRPQVARQVVDKLKDGQFMFSWYPDQRWLKSSTYLNCKPQQVASSRTIRGG, encoded by the coding sequence ATGCTGACTTTTATGCGCCGGCTCGGTTTAACCAACCTGGGCCTGATTACCGCGAGCCTGGCGTTATTGAGCAATGTTGCGCTCGCCGCCAATGGCCCCGCTCCTTCCTTGTATAGCAGCCTGGCGCGCTCGGCTCCAGAACTCAATCCCATCGTGTTGAAAAGCGCCCTGAGCGCGGTGCAGTGCGCGGTCAATAACGGCGAGGAACGTTCCGATCGCCTGGCGGTAATTGACTACTCCCAGCCTTCTACCGCCCGTCGGCTATGGATTTTCGACCTGCGCAAAAAAACCCTGGTATTGCGCGACCTGGTGGCCCACGGTGCCAAGTCCGGCGAAAACTTCGCCACCGCGTTTTCCAACCTTGAAGGCAGTCACCAGTCCAGCCTGGGCCTGTTCCGCACCCAGGAAAGTTACCTCGGCACCCACGGCTACTCGCTGCGCATGGACGGCCTGGAGCCTGGCTTCAATGACCTGGCCCGCGACCGCGCCATCGTGATTCATGCCGCCGACTACGTCAGCCCGTTATGGAGCAAGCGCGAAGGCCGTATCGGTCGCAGCCAGGGCTGCCCGGCGGTGCGCCCGCAAGTCGCGCGCCAAGTGGTGGACAAGCTCAAGGACGGACAATTCATGTTTTCGTGGTACCCCGACCAGCGCTGGTTGAAGTCTTCGACCTATCTCAATTGCAAACCCCAACAGGTGGCCAGTAGTCGTACAATCCGTGGCGGATAG
- a CDS encoding creatininase family protein, producing the protein MLLHKSTWIEIGQFLQRSRTVVIPIGSNEQHGPTGLLGTDWMCPEIIALEAQKNADILVGPTFNIGMAQHHLGFPGTISLRPSTFIAAIGDWVRSLAGHGFDKILFLNGHGGNIATIEAAFSELYAEASFARRPAGFALKLVNWWDLEGVTDLAQRQFPVGHGSHATPSEIAVTQWAYPDSIKSADYSPQIANTGPIREALDFRARFPDGRMGSDPALATVDKGGELVALAAQGLVKTVNAFSNESKP; encoded by the coding sequence ATGCTTCTACATAAGTCCACCTGGATCGAGATCGGGCAGTTTCTGCAGCGCAGCCGCACGGTGGTGATCCCCATCGGCTCCAACGAACAACACGGCCCTACCGGCCTGCTGGGCACCGACTGGATGTGCCCGGAGATCATCGCCCTCGAGGCGCAGAAGAATGCCGATATCCTGGTCGGCCCGACGTTCAACATCGGCATGGCCCAGCACCACCTGGGCTTTCCCGGCACCATTTCGCTGCGCCCTTCCACCTTTATCGCCGCGATCGGTGACTGGGTGCGCTCGCTGGCCGGGCATGGTTTCGACAAGATCCTGTTCCTCAACGGCCACGGCGGCAATATCGCCACCATCGAAGCGGCGTTTTCCGAACTCTACGCCGAAGCCAGCTTTGCCCGCCGCCCGGCCGGGTTCGCATTGAAGCTGGTCAACTGGTGGGACCTGGAGGGCGTCACCGACCTGGCGCAGCGCCAATTCCCGGTGGGCCATGGCAGCCACGCCACGCCGTCGGAGATTGCCGTGACGCAATGGGCCTATCCGGACTCGATCAAGTCAGCCGATTACTCGCCGCAAATCGCCAACACCGGCCCGATCCGCGAAGCCCTGGACTTCCGCGCACGCTTCCCCGACGGACGCATGGGCTCGGACCCGGCATTGGCAACGGTGGACAAAGGCGGTGAGTTGGTCGCGCTGGCGGCGCAGGGGCTGGTCAAGACCGTGAATGCCTTCAGCAATGAGTCAAAACCCTGA
- a CDS encoding ATPase, with protein sequence MRTLLQLALITLMLGTAVLTNPAVADEPRTGHLLPLATGVNSLQRAQSVGVLYSENTRDNLSYLERYHAMALNGAKDALDGRIREAFVNSSDPELAIDWLMNSLQGTFVSVTVYGSLDALVQAHPDVVVVLDTHNQLLTPRNDVVEARFTARFYDADLQYIAKAEGAVDKQVPSVWVHDKSAFEIAAQIEQQRDVQQDALKQFDASLKALVRAG encoded by the coding sequence ATGAGGACTCTACTCCAGCTGGCTTTGATCACCCTGATGCTCGGCACCGCCGTGCTGACCAACCCGGCCGTCGCCGATGAGCCGCGTACGGGCCATTTGCTGCCACTCGCCACTGGCGTAAACTCCCTGCAGCGCGCCCAATCGGTGGGGGTGTTGTACAGCGAAAACACGCGTGACAACCTCAGCTACCTTGAGCGCTACCACGCCATGGCCTTGAATGGCGCCAAAGATGCCCTGGACGGGCGTATTCGCGAGGCGTTCGTCAACAGCTCCGATCCGGAGCTGGCCATCGACTGGCTGATGAACTCGCTGCAAGGTACGTTTGTCTCGGTGACGGTGTATGGCAGCCTGGATGCCCTGGTGCAGGCGCATCCGGACGTGGTGGTGGTGCTCGATACCCATAACCAATTGCTGACCCCGCGTAACGACGTGGTCGAGGCGCGTTTTACCGCGCGGTTCTATGACGCCGACCTGCAATACATCGCCAAGGCCGAAGGCGCGGTGGACAAGCAGGTGCCATCGGTGTGGGTGCATGACAAGTCAGCATTCGAGATTGCCGCGCAGATCGAGCAGCAGCGAGATGTACAACAAGATGCCTTGAAGCAGTTTGACGCATCGCTCAAAGCCCTGGTCCGCGCCGGCTGA
- the yfcF gene encoding glutathione transferase: MSHGPLRLYVDSLFTSPYAMSVFVALREKGLAFETVPLDLGAGQHQTVDYARLSLTQRVPTLEEGEFSLSESSAIIEYLDEAYPETRVYPLDPQQRARARQVQAWLRSDLLPIRQERSTLVVFCGQKMPSLSPVAEAAAGRLISAAHALLADYREYLFGTWSIADVDLAVMLNRLILNGDAVPAQLVAYAQRQWQRPSVQAWVNQPRPRV, encoded by the coding sequence ATGAGCCACGGTCCGCTGCGCCTCTACGTTGATTCGCTGTTTACCAGCCCCTATGCCATGTCGGTGTTCGTCGCCTTGCGGGAAAAGGGCCTGGCGTTCGAGACCGTACCCCTGGACCTTGGCGCCGGCCAGCACCAGACCGTGGATTACGCGCGACTGTCACTGACCCAGCGGGTGCCGACACTGGAGGAGGGCGAGTTCTCCTTGTCGGAGTCTTCGGCGATTATTGAATACCTGGACGAGGCCTATCCCGAGACCCGCGTTTATCCGCTCGACCCGCAGCAGAGGGCGAGGGCGCGGCAGGTGCAGGCGTGGTTGCGCAGCGATTTACTGCCGATTCGCCAGGAGCGCTCGACGCTGGTGGTGTTCTGCGGTCAGAAGATGCCGTCGCTGTCGCCGGTAGCCGAGGCGGCAGCGGGCAGGTTGATCAGTGCGGCGCACGCTTTGCTGGCGGATTATCGTGAGTACCTGTTTGGCACCTGGTCAATTGCCGACGTGGACCTGGCGGTGATGCTCAATCGCCTGATCCTCAACGGCGACGCCGTGCCTGCGCAGTTGGTGGCTTACGCTCAACGCCAATGGCAAAGGCCGTCAGTGCAGGCATGGGTCAACCAGCCACGCCCTCGGGTGTAG